One genomic window of Ruminococcus gauvreauii includes the following:
- a CDS encoding polysaccharide deacetylase family protein, giving the protein MKKLKITAIFIGILFIVTCLLFGREIMAYVQEEIALAKWEPTPSEGSDKPLSHWELDEKGWQYIENTGSPVKDTWFSIDGNSYFFDEDGYMKTGWIEQSDTWYYLDYAGERETGWLEDQGKHYYLDDDGAMVTGWYTIEGTKYHFDDSGSLSTGWILTDDQYYYIDEDGTRHTGWLIDKDKYYFLNEDGIMQTGWLKDSDVWYYLGSDGAMVNGWQTINDKTYFFEEAGSMKTGWLDTGDAWYYFSTDGDMQTGWLELADGTYYLNGDGKMHTGWLVDNQKARYFGSDGRYNPDAGKVAAGTKIALTFDDGPGPYTDRLLDCLNANDASATFFLLGNQVDSYGDTIKRMFDMKCQVGNHSYDHSTLTSLEKKDAREQITSTAKKIREITGKDPSWVVRPPGGNYDEETAKTISQPLILWSVDTLDWKTKDVQTTVETVLNSIQAGDIVLMHDIHRTSVEAAEVLIPTLKSLGYDLVTVNELAAANGVNLKGGKAYASFK; this is encoded by the coding sequence ATGAAAAAGCTGAAGATAACAGCCATTTTTATCGGAATTCTGTTCATCGTAACCTGCCTGCTGTTCGGCCGGGAGATTATGGCATATGTGCAGGAGGAGATCGCTCTCGCAAAATGGGAACCAACTCCTTCCGAAGGTTCGGACAAGCCGCTCTCCCACTGGGAACTCGATGAAAAAGGCTGGCAGTATATTGAAAATACCGGTTCTCCCGTCAAAGACACCTGGTTCTCCATCGATGGAAACTCTTATTTCTTTGACGAAGACGGTTACATGAAAACGGGATGGATCGAACAAAGTGATACCTGGTATTACCTTGATTATGCCGGAGAACGTGAAACCGGCTGGCTGGAAGACCAGGGAAAGCACTATTATCTGGATGACGACGGCGCCATGGTAACCGGATGGTATACGATCGAGGGCACCAAATATCATTTTGATGACAGCGGAAGCCTGTCGACAGGATGGATCCTGACTGATGATCAGTACTATTATATCGACGAGGATGGTACCCGTCATACCGGATGGCTGATCGATAAAGACAAATATTACTTTCTGAATGAAGATGGAATCATGCAGACCGGATGGCTGAAAGACAGCGATGTATGGTACTATCTGGGAAGTGACGGAGCCATGGTGAATGGATGGCAGACGATCAACGACAAAACATACTTCTTTGAAGAAGCCGGATCTATGAAAACCGGGTGGCTGGATACCGGGGATGCCTGGTATTATTTCAGCACAGACGGAGATATGCAGACCGGATGGCTGGAACTGGCAGACGGCACATATTACCTGAACGGTGACGGAAAGATGCACACAGGGTGGCTGGTGGACAATCAGAAAGCCCGCTACTTCGGCAGTGACGGACGTTATAACCCGGATGCCGGCAAGGTTGCTGCCGGAACAAAGATCGCTCTCACCTTCGATGACGGACCGGGTCCCTACACAGACCGGCTGCTCGACTGCCTGAACGCCAATGATGCATCCGCTACTTTCTTCCTGCTCGGCAATCAGGTGGACAGTTACGGAGATACCATCAAACGGATGTTTGATATGAAATGCCAGGTCGGAAACCACTCTTACGACCACTCCACACTGACATCGCTGGAGAAAAAAGATGCCAGGGAGCAGATCACCTCAACTGCCAAAAAAATCCGGGAGATTACAGGAAAAGACCCTTCATGGGTGGTACGCCCGCCCGGAGGAAATTATGACGAGGAAACTGCCAAAACTATTAGCCAGCCGTTGATCCTCTGGTCTGTCGACACGCTTGACTGGAAGACCAAAGATGTACAGACAACCGTTGAAACAGTGCTGAACAGCATACAGGCGGGAGATATCGTGCTGATGCATGATATCCACAGGACCTCAGTGGAAGCCGCCGAAGTGTTGATTCCGACACTCAAGTCTCTGGGCTATGATCTGGTAACCGTTAACGAGCTTGCTGCTGCAAACGGTGTTAATCTGAAAGGCGGCAAAGCATACGCTTCATTCAAATAA
- a CDS encoding response regulator transcription factor, with translation MAAIYIVEDDLNIREIETFALKNVGYDVEDFDCAKTFYERLQHRTPTLIILDIMLPDEDGLTILKNLRSRSETRKIPIIMVTAKTTEIDKVKGLDMGADDYMTKPFGVMELISRVKALLRRSMDVEEDKFLSMGNLFLDNERRMVFVDDEPCDLTYKEYELLKLLLLNAGIVTPRDTILDRVWGTDFEGESRTLDMHIKTLRQKLKTAGKYIKTVRNVGYIMSNE, from the coding sequence ATGGCAGCAATATATATTGTGGAAGATGATCTGAATATTCGGGAAATAGAGACGTTTGCGCTGAAGAATGTCGGATATGATGTGGAGGATTTTGACTGTGCAAAGACCTTTTATGAGCGGCTGCAGCACAGGACGCCGACCTTGATAATACTCGATATTATGCTGCCGGATGAGGACGGACTTACGATTCTGAAGAATCTTCGGTCGCGTTCGGAGACCAGGAAAATTCCCATTATCATGGTGACGGCCAAGACGACGGAGATAGACAAAGTCAAAGGCCTGGATATGGGAGCCGATGATTATATGACGAAGCCATTTGGCGTCATGGAACTGATCTCACGGGTGAAAGCCCTGCTGCGCCGCAGTATGGATGTGGAGGAGGATAAATTCCTGTCTATGGGAAATCTGTTCCTCGACAATGAGCGGCGTATGGTATTCGTGGATGATGAGCCGTGTGATCTGACATATAAGGAGTATGAGCTGCTAAAGCTCCTGCTGCTGAATGCCGGAATCGTCACACCGAGAGATACCATTCTGGACAGGGTATGGGGAACAGATTTTGAAGGAGAATCCAGAACACTGGATATGCACATTAAAACGCTGCGGCAGAAACTGAAGACGGCAGGAAAATACATCAAGACTGTGAGAAATGTCGGTTACATTATGAGCAATGAGTGA
- a CDS encoding family 78 glycoside hydrolase catalytic domain: MRVCNLRCESMTNPLGISITSPRLTWNLTSDRRSVWQQSFLVTVWEEVLDNGTLRREQIFSSGEIVSRDTALVLPEELIRSRSRYDWTVQVTDNYGETALSQENAWFEMGLLQEKDWSARWIEPRQHPVYREEIPTEEYIADLQTFDEGRRRWIVDESGDVPAEETTAQSHEIREDILYPCPMLRRCFTISGEVVRARMYATAHGIYAAELNGQRVGDLMLAPESSSYFDYLQVQTYDLQDLIREGENTIGITLADGWWAGRLGCTGESVRYGDTLGLLLQIELYFADGHIETIGSDAGFVSTLEGPRRYADLSIGEKYDANCILAGWSESGYDDSGWTAVMEKSYDLSNLRGQNAQPMRYLEERPLAESYVSLQGDLILDFGQLMAGTAAMHLTGEPGSVVVLRYFQVTDREGNYYYETMGENSQMTDTVILDQNGQADYDPLFTLHGFRYIAITTERGAVTATQCHARLLASDIDVTARIVTSNPKLNKLQENIEWTIRSNMLSIPTDNPDRERSGWTGDVQMVGPAICYNVDAQAILRRWLVYCRHEQGAGGEIPAIIPNWRIANSIATDSTAGWGDVVIHLPWHLYRKYGDIRILKENYTMMQRWLDLEKSRAADANPPWIGEITPKRAEDLQYLWNADWNFGDWMTPSASVDEKTGEVRIGAMCLCWLMGTYYFAYSTVLLEQIATLLQQEEDAAMYHALYEKIRQAAIHEFYDTGKIYESRYVGAQILALHMGFYREGGKDRLMRRILEQLEEKGMNTGFSSSLVLPQQLCENGNIEKMYDFLLNENKPSWLYEVDQGATGVWESMEGLQPNGDIAMCSFIQPAYCSIGNWMMEGMAGISAAQPGFTTIRIHPNYTDRLDYVEASYRSEQGEIACRWDHTGATRDLKIRIPANTTAEVFLEGASIDTTKADNEDVNALNGLAQIHEKQNGLLLVLGSGEYAFSWDVTVQ, encoded by the coding sequence ATGAGAGTATGTAATTTAAGATGTGAGTCCATGACCAATCCCCTCGGTATCTCGATCACATCCCCGCGGCTCACCTGGAACCTGACATCCGACAGACGCAGCGTCTGGCAGCAGTCCTTCCTCGTGACAGTCTGGGAAGAGGTATTGGACAATGGCACTCTGAGACGAGAGCAGATTTTTTCCAGCGGTGAGATCGTAAGCCGTGATACCGCGCTGGTCCTTCCCGAGGAGCTGATCCGCAGCCGCAGCCGATACGACTGGACGGTACAGGTGACAGACAACTACGGCGAGACCGCACTTAGCCAGGAAAATGCCTGGTTCGAGATGGGACTGCTGCAGGAGAAGGACTGGTCCGCGAGATGGATCGAGCCACGGCAGCATCCGGTCTATAGAGAAGAAATCCCCACAGAGGAATATATCGCAGATCTGCAGACTTTCGATGAAGGAAGACGCAGATGGATCGTCGATGAGAGCGGGGATGTCCCGGCCGAAGAGACCACGGCACAATCCCACGAGATCCGCGAAGACATTCTGTATCCCTGCCCCATGCTGCGCAGATGTTTTACCATCTCCGGCGAGGTCGTTCGGGCGAGGATGTACGCTACGGCCCATGGCATCTATGCTGCCGAGCTGAACGGACAGAGAGTCGGAGACCTCATGCTGGCGCCGGAATCCTCCTCCTACTTCGATTACCTGCAGGTGCAGACCTATGATCTGCAGGACCTGATCAGGGAAGGGGAAAATACCATCGGCATCACACTGGCAGACGGCTGGTGGGCCGGCAGGCTGGGGTGTACCGGAGAATCCGTCCGGTACGGAGACACCCTGGGACTGTTATTACAGATTGAACTTTATTTCGCGGACGGACATATCGAGACCATCGGCTCAGACGCAGGCTTCGTCTCCACCCTGGAGGGTCCCCGCAGATACGCGGATCTGAGTATAGGAGAAAAATACGACGCGAACTGTATCCTCGCCGGATGGTCTGAGTCCGGCTACGACGACAGCGGCTGGACGGCGGTGATGGAGAAGTCCTACGACCTCTCCAATCTGAGAGGGCAGAACGCGCAGCCGATGCGCTATCTGGAGGAGCGGCCGCTGGCAGAGAGCTATGTATCTTTGCAGGGCGACCTGATCCTGGATTTTGGACAGCTGATGGCGGGCACCGCGGCCATGCATCTCACCGGTGAGCCGGGGAGTGTCGTAGTACTCCGTTATTTCCAGGTGACTGACAGAGAAGGCAACTACTACTATGAGACCATGGGCGAGAATTCCCAGATGACCGATACGGTGATCTTGGACCAAAATGGTCAGGCCGATTACGATCCACTCTTTACCCTGCATGGCTTTCGATACATCGCAATCACGACAGAGCGGGGCGCAGTGACTGCGACCCAGTGCCATGCCAGACTCCTGGCGTCAGATATCGATGTGACCGCCCGAATTGTCACATCGAACCCGAAGCTGAACAAACTGCAGGAAAATATCGAATGGACGATCCGTTCCAACATGCTTTCCATCCCGACGGACAACCCCGACAGAGAGCGCTCCGGCTGGACCGGAGATGTGCAGATGGTCGGACCCGCGATCTGCTATAACGTCGATGCGCAGGCGATACTGAGACGCTGGCTTGTGTATTGCAGACATGAGCAGGGCGCAGGCGGCGAGATTCCGGCAATCATCCCGAACTGGCGGATCGCAAATTCGATCGCGACAGACTCCACGGCCGGCTGGGGCGATGTGGTGATCCACCTGCCCTGGCATCTCTACCGGAAATACGGCGACATCCGCATCCTGAAAGAGAATTATACGATGATGCAAAGATGGCTCGATCTCGAGAAGAGCAGAGCGGCCGATGCCAATCCGCCGTGGATCGGGGAAATCACCCCCAAGCGGGCCGAAGACCTGCAGTATCTCTGGAACGCTGACTGGAATTTCGGAGACTGGATGACACCGAGCGCCAGCGTCGACGAGAAGACCGGCGAGGTCCGGATCGGTGCGATGTGCCTCTGCTGGCTGATGGGTACTTATTATTTTGCCTACTCGACCGTACTGCTGGAGCAGATTGCAACCCTGCTTCAGCAGGAAGAGGACGCAGCCATGTACCATGCACTCTATGAGAAAATCAGGCAGGCAGCGATTCACGAATTTTATGACACCGGCAAAATCTATGAATCCAGATACGTAGGTGCCCAGATTCTGGCTCTGCACATGGGATTTTACCGGGAGGGCGGGAAGGACCGCCTCATGCGGCGGATTCTGGAACAACTGGAGGAGAAAGGGATGAACACCGGATTTTCCTCCTCCCTCGTACTGCCGCAGCAGCTTTGTGAGAATGGCAATATTGAAAAAATGTATGACTTCCTGCTGAATGAGAACAAACCATCCTGGCTATATGAGGTGGATCAGGGTGCCACAGGCGTGTGGGAATCTATGGAAGGACTCCAGCCGAACGGCGATATCGCGATGTGTTCCTTCATTCAGCCGGCATATTGCTCGATCGGTAACTGGATGATGGAAGGTATGGCCGGCATCAGTGCTGCACAGCCGGGCTTCACCACCATACGGATCCATCCGAATTACACAGACAGACTGGATTATGTAGAGGCTTCCTATCGGTCCGAGCAGGGCGAGATTGCCTGCCGCTGGGATCACACAGGAGCGACGCGGGATCTGAAAATCCGGATTCCGGCGAACACGACCGCGGAGGTGTTTTTAGAGGGCGCTTCCATCGATACAACGAAAGCAGACAACGAAGATGTGAATGCTCTGAACGGTCTCGCGCAGATCCACGAAAAGCAGAATGGTCTTTTGCTGGTGCTCGGTTCCGGTGAGTATGCATTTTCCTGGGACGTAACGGTGCAGTGA
- a CDS encoding sensor histidine kinase encodes MKKKIHVQFIGIAAIAITATLILSVAVFYDLFQKQVLEDLKSYANVLRGIMTQQEIDKEAVAYEIDDMRITLINPDGSVEFDSNADTHAMENHGGRPEVTEAFKDGIGEAIRKSETLDKNTFYYAVKLQTGQVLRVAKEAGSIWSIFWSALPVIAMIALLIFAICVVLARVLTKSLVRPIEQMADDIENMDEIKTYPELTPFIAMIHSQHKDIMKNAKMRQEFTANVSHELKTPLTSISGYSELIETGMASEEDVRRFAREIHRNSSRLLTLINDIIRLSELDVEDMSVAFTMVNLYQLAEACIGMLQLNAEQHDVTLKLEGGPCTICANRQMLDELIYNLCDNAIRYNNPGGSVVVRLKKDKEETMLSVKDTGIGIPIQHQERVFERFYRVDKSRSKSTGGTGLGLAIVKHIVAQHHARMELESEYGAGTEIRVYFPNKQDPGWKKT; translated from the coding sequence TTGAAGAAAAAGATTCATGTCCAGTTCATAGGAATTGCTGCGATTGCCATAACAGCGACACTCATCTTATCGGTTGCGGTGTTTTATGATCTGTTTCAGAAACAGGTGCTGGAAGATCTGAAATCTTACGCCAATGTCCTGAGGGGCATTATGACACAGCAGGAAATCGATAAAGAGGCAGTCGCATATGAAATCGATGATATGCGTATCACCCTGATCAACCCGGATGGCTCCGTGGAGTTTGACAGCAATGCAGACACACATGCGATGGAAAATCATGGCGGAAGACCGGAAGTCACAGAGGCTTTTAAAGATGGGATCGGTGAGGCGATACGTAAGTCGGAGACGCTTGATAAAAACACATTTTATTATGCGGTAAAACTGCAGACCGGGCAGGTCCTTCGGGTAGCCAAGGAGGCAGGAAGTATCTGGAGTATTTTCTGGAGCGCGCTTCCTGTGATCGCCATGATTGCGCTGCTGATCTTTGCCATCTGTGTGGTTCTTGCCCGTGTCCTGACAAAAAGTTTGGTGAGACCGATCGAGCAGATGGCGGATGATATAGAAAACATGGATGAGATCAAAACGTATCCTGAGCTGACGCCGTTTATCGCCATGATACATAGCCAGCACAAAGATATCATGAAGAATGCCAAGATGCGCCAGGAATTCACGGCTAATGTTTCACACGAGCTGAAAACGCCGCTGACTTCAATCTCCGGATATTCGGAACTGATCGAGACCGGTATGGCGTCCGAAGAAGACGTAAGACGCTTTGCGAGAGAGATTCACCGCAATTCGTCACGGCTTTTGACTCTGATCAATGATATTATCCGATTGTCGGAGCTGGATGTCGAGGATATGAGTGTTGCATTTACCATGGTAAATCTCTATCAGCTGGCAGAGGCGTGTATCGGTATGCTTCAGCTGAATGCGGAGCAGCATGATGTTACCCTGAAACTCGAAGGGGGTCCGTGTACGATCTGCGCCAACCGCCAGATGCTGGATGAACTGATCTATAACCTGTGTGACAATGCCATTCGGTATAACAACCCTGGCGGGAGTGTGGTTGTCAGGTTGAAAAAAGATAAGGAAGAGACGATGCTGTCCGTTAAAGATACCGGAATCGGAATCCCGATACAGCATCAGGAGCGGGTGTTCGAAAGATTTTACCGTGTGGATAAGAGCCGCTCGAAGTCTACGGGAGGGACGGGGCTGGGGCTTGCCATCGTCAAACACATCGTGGCACAGCATCATGCAAGGATGGAGCTGGAGAGTGAATACGGAGCCGGAACGGAGATTCGTGTGTATTTTCCAAATAAGCAGGATCCGGGCTGGAAAAAGACATGA
- a CDS encoding ribokinase, whose protein sequence is MKILSFGSMNVDKVYQVEHFVRMGETIHATGFQQNVGGKGLNQSVAASRAGATVFHAGAVGTDGAILTETLADAGIDISSILTLPGQSGHAIIQVDPKGHNCIIVFGGTNRELTEGYVDEVLRAHGEAGDIVLLQNETNLIPYIIRNAQAAGLKVAFNPSPIPSDLDGLPLECVDYFIVNEVEGAAIAGMEEPSDYNAVLQILSEKYPSSVIVLTLGSAGVLCRGGGKTYQHDIYPVRAVDTTAAGDTFCGYFLAGICGGRDIAKCLEEASAASAIAVSRPGAAPSIPMAEEVRAFIRKFLR, encoded by the coding sequence ATGAAAATATTATCATTTGGGTCGATGAACGTCGACAAAGTATATCAGGTAGAGCATTTTGTACGGATGGGTGAGACGATTCACGCGACCGGATTCCAGCAAAATGTGGGCGGCAAAGGACTGAACCAGTCGGTGGCAGCTTCCCGTGCCGGAGCCACCGTGTTCCATGCAGGCGCGGTCGGAACAGACGGAGCGATCCTGACGGAGACGCTCGCGGACGCGGGTATCGACATCTCTTCCATACTGACCCTGCCGGGCCAGAGCGGCCACGCGATCATACAGGTAGATCCCAAAGGACATAACTGCATCATCGTATTTGGCGGAACCAATCGGGAGCTGACTGAAGGTTACGTGGACGAAGTGCTGCGGGCCCACGGAGAGGCAGGCGACATCGTCCTCCTGCAGAACGAGACGAACCTGATTCCTTACATCATCAGAAACGCGCAGGCAGCAGGTCTTAAGGTGGCTTTCAATCCTTCCCCGATCCCATCGGATCTGGACGGACTGCCCCTCGAATGCGTGGACTATTTTATCGTGAATGAAGTGGAAGGCGCAGCTATTGCCGGTATGGAGGAGCCCTCTGATTACAACGCGGTGCTGCAGATCTTGTCCGAAAAATATCCTTCCTCTGTCATCGTACTGACCCTCGGGTCCGCCGGCGTCCTGTGCAGGGGCGGGGGCAAGACCTATCAGCACGACATCTACCCGGTGCGGGCGGTAGATACCACGGCAGCAGGCGATACCTTCTGCGGGTATTTTCTCGCAGGGATCTGCGGGGGCAGGGACATCGCTAAATGCCTGGAAGAAGCGTCAGCCGCATCGGCGATAGCGGTGTCGAGACCGGGGGCGGCGCCGTCGATTCCGATGGCGGAAGAAGTAAGAGCGTTTATTCGGAAATTTTTGCGATAG
- a CDS encoding DUF4867 family protein: MKIYKVTDPEFRIYGKIVDGYDVQPIVDALLASTPLSDGVEYVPEDPILQNLEASRNIAPTLYGGLPVEFGWCNGHNTRLNCLEYHRDSEFNLPAEDLILLLAKQTDIEDMMLDTASVKAFLVPKGVLVEIYATTLHYAPCHADPAKGFHMMVALPKGTNLDLPARRIGNKEDHYLAAVNKWLLAHPDSDEARGGAAVGLKGTNIDLALE, from the coding sequence ATGAAAATATATAAAGTGACAGATCCTGAATTTCGGATATACGGAAAGATCGTCGACGGCTACGACGTACAGCCCATCGTGGATGCGCTTCTTGCCTCCACGCCACTCTCTGATGGGGTAGAATATGTACCTGAAGATCCCATCCTCCAGAACCTGGAAGCCTCCAGGAACATCGCGCCGACCCTCTACGGCGGCCTCCCGGTAGAATTCGGCTGGTGCAATGGCCACAACACCCGCTTGAACTGTCTCGAATACCATCGTGACAGCGAATTCAATCTTCCGGCCGAGGACCTCATACTCCTCCTGGCCAAGCAGACCGACATCGAAGACATGATGCTCGACACCGCATCCGTGAAAGCCTTCCTCGTCCCCAAGGGCGTCCTCGTGGAAATCTACGCTACCACCCTTCACTACGCTCCCTGCCACGCAGATCCGGCAAAAGGCTTCCACATGATGGTCGCCCTCCCCAAGGGCACTAACCTTGATCTTCCGGCACGCCGCATCGGCAACAAGGAAGACCACTACCTCGCTGCAGTAAACAAATGGCTTTTGGCTCATCCCGACTCCGATGAAGCCCGCGGCGGCGCAGCCGTAGGGCTGAAAGGCACAAATATTGATCTGGCATTGGAATAG
- a CDS encoding Na/Pi cotransporter family protein — MDLFDVLTMVGGLALFLYGMSLLGDGLSKASGGRMEKILEKLTSNPIKAVLLGAGVTAVIQSSSATTVMVVGFVNSGIMKLSQAVGIIMGANIGTTVTSWILSLTGIESGNFFIQLLKPTSFSPIMAVIGVAIFMFSKSEKKKNVAMILVGFAILMFGMDTMSSAVKPLADVPEFTNILLMFSNPVLGVVAGAVLTAVIQSSSASIGILQALCVTGSVTYGAALPIIMGQNIGTCVTAMISGIGASKNARRAALVHLYFNIIGTVIFMVAFYVLNAAIGFAFLGDAANPAGIAVIHSIFNISATAVLLPFSKGLEKLAYLTIKADEETELPAEETADLQFLDARFLDQPAFAIGQCKTVAIHMAEMAQKGLYTAMTLINNYQKEKADMVVALENNVDHYEDQLGTYLVKLSSRDLSQKDSHTLSLLLHCIGDFERISDHAVNIMEAAKEMHEKELFFSEKAEHELNIYMNAVCEIVDTAIQVFRAEDQEMAENIEPLEEVIDGMQEELKKRHIKRLRKGTCTIEMGFVLADLTTNFERVADHCSNIGVCLLELQDDGMDVHEYLDVLRQSEDENFKKQVVQFAKKYALP, encoded by the coding sequence ATGGATTTATTTGATGTATTGACAATGGTCGGGGGACTTGCGTTATTCCTGTATGGAATGTCCCTTCTGGGGGACGGCCTTTCAAAAGCGTCAGGCGGCAGAATGGAAAAAATCCTGGAGAAACTGACTTCAAATCCGATCAAGGCGGTCCTGCTCGGGGCGGGCGTGACCGCTGTGATCCAGTCGTCATCGGCGACAACGGTGATGGTTGTAGGATTTGTAAACTCTGGTATTATGAAACTCTCACAGGCAGTGGGAATTATCATGGGAGCGAATATTGGTACGACGGTTACGTCATGGATCTTAAGCCTGACAGGAATTGAAAGCGGTAATTTTTTTATTCAGCTGTTAAAACCCACTTCGTTTTCACCGATCATGGCGGTCATCGGTGTGGCTATTTTCATGTTCTCGAAGAGTGAGAAGAAGAAAAATGTTGCGATGATTCTGGTAGGATTTGCTATCCTGATGTTTGGGATGGATACGATGAGTTCAGCGGTTAAACCGCTTGCAGATGTTCCGGAATTTACGAATATCCTGCTGATGTTCTCGAATCCGGTTCTGGGTGTTGTCGCAGGGGCAGTTCTGACGGCGGTCATTCAGAGCTCGTCGGCATCGATCGGTATTCTGCAGGCATTGTGTGTGACTGGTTCGGTGACATACGGTGCGGCGCTTCCTATTATCATGGGACAGAATATCGGCACCTGCGTGACAGCGATGATTTCCGGTATTGGAGCAAGCAAAAATGCAAGAAGGGCAGCACTTGTCCACCTCTATTTTAATATCATCGGAACCGTAATCTTTATGGTTGCGTTTTATGTACTGAATGCCGCCATTGGCTTTGCGTTCCTGGGAGATGCCGCCAATCCTGCAGGCATCGCTGTGATTCACAGCATTTTCAACATATCTGCAACGGCTGTCCTGCTGCCATTTTCAAAAGGTCTCGAGAAACTGGCTTACCTCACGATCAAGGCGGACGAGGAGACCGAGCTTCCCGCAGAGGAGACGGCGGATCTTCAGTTTCTGGATGCCAGGTTCTTGGATCAGCCGGCATTTGCGATCGGACAGTGCAAGACGGTTGCCATTCATATGGCTGAAATGGCACAGAAGGGCCTTTACACGGCGATGACTTTGATCAATAATTATCAGAAGGAAAAGGCAGACATGGTGGTCGCGCTGGAAAATAATGTGGATCACTATGAGGACCAGCTGGGAACGTATCTCGTAAAACTCAGCAGCCGTGACCTGTCACAGAAAGACAGTCATACGTTGTCACTCCTGCTTCACTGCATCGGGGATTTTGAAAGAATCTCAGACCATGCGGTAAATATCATGGAAGCGGCAAAAGAGATGCATGAGAAGGAGCTGTTCTTTTCCGAGAAGGCGGAGCATGAGCTGAATATCTACATGAACGCCGTGTGTGAAATCGTGGATACGGCGATTCAGGTATTCAGAGCGGAAGATCAGGAGATGGCGGAAAATATCGAACCTCTTGAAGAAGTCATTGACGGCATGCAGGAGGAGCTGAAAAAGCGTCATATCAAACGGCTTCGGAAAGGCACCTGTACAATTGAGATGGGATTTGTCCTGGCTGATCTCACGACGAACTTTGAGCGAGTGGCGGACCACTGCTCCAACATCGGCGTCTGTCTCCTGGAGCTGCAGGATGATGGAATGGATGTACATGAATATCTGGATGTACTGCGTCAGTCAGAGGATGAAAACTTTAAAAAACAGGTGGTACAGTTTGCAAAAAAATATGCTTTGCCGTAA
- a CDS encoding ABC transporter ATP-binding protein, with product MAKVILKHIKKVYPNIEEKKSRKKKDEPRKKTNLTITDEGVLAVQDFSLEIADNEFIVLVGPSGCGKSTTLRMVAGLESISGGELLIDDKKVNDVEPKDRDIAMVFQSYALYPHMTVRENMEFPLKLRKMDKAEMRRRVDDAAEILGITEYLERKPKALSGGQRQRVAIGRAIVREPKVLLMDEPLSNLDAKLRNQMRAEIIKLRQRINSTFIYVTHDQTEAMTLGDRIVIMKDGVVQQVGTPQDVFDHPANLFVAGFIGMPQMNMFEAKLIENNGKYSVSVQGLTVELSDEKQRNLAANSVKSQDITLGVRPDHIELVTDAHPAIRAKIEVSEMMGSEIHLHANADGHDTIIIVQTTELKDKGGISNGSKVSFTFDGALAHLFDKETGVNLEK from the coding sequence ATGGCAAAAGTTATTTTAAAACATATCAAAAAAGTGTACCCGAACATCGAAGAGAAGAAGAGCAGAAAGAAAAAAGACGAACCCAGGAAGAAGACTAACCTCACCATCACCGATGAAGGCGTGCTGGCAGTGCAGGATTTCAGCCTCGAAATCGCTGACAACGAATTTATCGTTCTGGTAGGACCTTCCGGCTGCGGCAAATCCACCACCCTCCGTATGGTGGCAGGACTCGAGAGCATCAGCGGCGGTGAGCTCCTGATCGATGACAAGAAGGTCAATGATGTAGAGCCGAAGGATAGAGATATCGCCATGGTATTTCAAAGCTACGCTTTGTACCCACATATGACAGTCCGAGAAAACATGGAATTTCCACTGAAACTCAGAAAGATGGACAAAGCTGAGATGCGCAGGAGAGTCGACGATGCCGCTGAGATCCTCGGCATCACCGAATACCTCGAGCGTAAGCCGAAAGCCCTCTCCGGCGGCCAGCGCCAGCGTGTAGCTATCGGCCGTGCTATCGTCAGAGAACCGAAAGTCCTTCTGATGGACGAGCCGCTCTCCAACCTCGATGCGAAGCTTCGTAACCAGATGCGTGCTGAGATTATCAAACTCCGCCAGAGAATCAACTCTACCTTCATCTACGTCACCCACGACCAGACAGAGGCTATGACCCTCGGCGACCGCATCGTCATCATGAAAGACGGCGTCGTACAGCAGGTCGGCACCCCGCAGGATGTCTTCGATCATCCGGCGAACCTCTTCGTAGCAGGCTTCATCGGCATGCCACAGATGAACATGTTCGAAGCGAAACTCATCGAAAACAACGGCAAGTACAGCGTTTCCGTACAGGGACTCACAGTAGAGCTCTCCGATGAGAAGCAGAGAAACCTCGCGGCGAACAGCGTCAAATCCCAGGACATCACCCTCGGCGTACGTCCGGACCATATCGAGCTCGTCACAGACGCTCATCCGGCCATCAGAGCGAAGATCGAAGTATCTGAGATGATGGGAAGTGAGATCCACCTTCATGCCAACGCAGACGGTCACGATACCATCATCATCGTACAGACCACCGAGCTGAAGGACAAGGGGGGCATCAGCAATGGCTCCAAGGTATCTTTTACGTTTGATGGTGCGTTGGCACACTTATTTGATAAAGAGACAGGAGTGAACCTGGAGAAATAA